The DNA segment CTCGACGAACCCACCAACCACCTTTCGATGGGGCTCGTCGACGAACTCACCTCCGCGCTTGCCGAGACCGGGGCGGCGGTCGTGCTCGCCACACACGACAGGCAACTGTTGCGGGACACCGCGTCGTGGCCGCGGTTGTCGCTGTGAGCGGCGGTGCCGCCGAGCCACGCGCTCGGCGGCACCGCCACCGGCTACCAGAACCCGTGCCGTTTGCCGTCGGTGTCGGCGACGAAGACGACCGCGTCGGTGCCGTCCAGTTCATCGGGGTTCAGCGGAAGGTGACCGCGCACGATCGGTTCGCCCGCGCTGATCGCGGCGGGAAGCGCGGTCAGCAGAGCGGGGACGGGGAAGAGCGCGCGGCGGTCGGTCGCCGCCGCCAGCAGGCCCTGTAAGGTGCCGGGCTCGGCCGCCGGAGCCGCGTCGGTCGCCACGAACAGGTAGCGCTCGCCGAGTTCGAGCCCGGCGAGTGACCCCGCGCTCCCCCAGTTCGCCTCCTCCTCGCCCGAGGGCATGCGCGATCGACCGGCCCGTAGGTGCGCGTTGTGCGCGAACGCCAGTACCGGCCCGCGTCGGCGTTCCCTTTCGACGATCGCCAGCAGGTTCTCCGCCATCATCTCGGCGCGCAGGCCGCGCAACGCGCCGACGCGCTCGGGCGAGGGAGTCGCCATGGCCGCGTGATAGCGCGACAACCCCTTGGCAGTACGCACGTGAGCGACAGCCGCGGCGTAACCGCCGGGGTCGGCCGACCGCAGAGCCGGTGCCGCGCGACACAGCGCGCTGGCGAGATCGTCGGCGACGATACGCAGGTCACGAGCACGATCGGAGTTGCCGATCGAGGCCGCCGGATCGAACATCGCCGCCGGATTCGTCCACGCCGCCTCCTCGGCGTCGTTCTCGCCGAGGCCGCGAACCGATCGGGGGCGCAGCGACGGCGGCAGGTAGTCGCCGACGAAGCGCAGCGAGGGAACCGGGCTCGGTGCACCGGAGTACTCCAGTGGCGCGTCGAAGCCGTGGAAACGCACGCGGTCGCGTTCCTCGCGGTCGGCGTTGTACTCCCGCAGCCATTGGACGAGTTCCCGATTGCCCGGCACGGCACCGAATCCGTGACTGAATCCGGTCGCGAGCACGTCCTCGATGTCCGTGGCAGCGCCGTTCACGTAGTCGTCGACGAGGGAAGCGGCGAAGAAGTCGGTTTCCAGTGCGATCGAGCGGTACCCACGTCGCACGAGCTGACCGAGAAGTTCGTTGCGCAGCAACGGGAAAGCCGCGATTCCGTGGGTCGGCTCCCCGAGCGCGAGCAGGGTCGGTGGCTCGGTACGCGCGGCAATCAGCTCGTCGACGGCGAGGCCGAGGCTTACCGGATCGTCGAGTTGGCTGCCGATCCCGCGCAATGCCGTGGCAGTGGACATGGTTTTCCCTTCGCCAAGGATTCACGTCTGAACTGCCTTAGACGCTATCGTTGAAGAGTCGAGTGAAACTTCCACACGATATTTACAGGTGACAGCGCATCGAGTCTCAAAAGGAGGTCAACCTGCGCCCCATCGACCTGGCGAGGGAACACGGACTGTCCACGCAGGCGGTCCGCAACTACGACGACGCGGGCGTCTTCCCTCCAGCCGAGCGGACCGAGACCGGCTACCGGCGCTACACACCGCTGCACGCGCAGGCCCTGCGTGCTTTTCTCGCGCTGCGCCGCGGGCATGGCCACCGGCAGGCAACGGAAATCATGCACGCGATCAATCGTGGCGACCTCGATTCCGCCTACCGGCTCATCGACGCCGCACATGCCTCGCTGCTCACCGAACGCGGCACGAGGGCCGAGGTCGCCATGGCACTCGGTACCCTCTCGACAGCCGCACCGCCGATCTCGCCCGGCCCGCCGCTGACCGTCGGCGAGCTCGCCTTCCGGATCGGCGTACACGCCGCGACGCTGCGAAGCTGGGAAACCGAGGGCATCCTGCACCCGGAGCGCGAAAAGGCGACGGGCTACCGCAGGTACGGTCCGGACTGCGTGCGCGACGCCGAGATCGCCAGACAGCTCCGCAGAGGCGGCTACCCGCTACCCCAGGTCGCCCGGTTCCTCGATTCACTGCGCGAGGCGGGCGGAGAGGACGCGCTGACCGAATTCCTCGAAGCCTGGCAGGAGCGGCTGGCGCGGCGGGGCCGCGACCTGCTGGCCGGAGCGGCCCAGCTCGACACCTTCCTCACGCTGCTCGACCATCGATAGCATGGGTCAGTTCAGCCTGCGGTTGACGAACCAGAACGTCAGCGCGACGCACCCGGCCGCGAGTGTGAGGAAAAGACCGGCCTCGATGGCCTGGAGGGTCCAGAACCGGTCGGCCGGCTGAATCGGGTACCGCTCGAAGAAACCCTTGGCAGCCATGGCATCGGTCAGCTCGGTGCTGCCGTTGATCGGACCGGGATCCGGGATACCGGCGCGATCGAAAGCGGCGGCCCTTTCGTGAACGGCGCCACCGGCATCGACGAAAACCGGAGACCCCGTGCGCAGCGAACCGATCCCCGGCGACGGTGCGAGCACCGGTTCGAGATAGTACGGGCGCACGAAGTTCTTCACCGCGACGAAAAGCGGAAGGAACACGCCGAGCGTGATCGCCATACCCGCGAGGGTTCGGCGGGTCAGTGCTCCCGCGGCGACACCGAGCAGGAAGCCGAAGAGACAGGTCGCCGGAAAGGAGACCAGTCCGAAGTCGAATGTCTCGTACCAGCCCTCCCTTTCCAGCCCCGGCGCGTACCACCACGCATAGGCAGCGGCGAAGACAGCGCCGAAGAGCACCGAACACGAGCCGAGGAAAAGCAGGCGCGACCGCAACCACCTGCCACGCGCGACGTCCTGGGTCCAGGCGAACCGGAACGTGTGATGTTCGAACTCGCCCGCGACGAGCGGCGCGCCGAGAAACATCCCCGCCAGCGCGGGCAGCAGCGGGAACAGCACAGCCGCGTAGTTGCGGATCCCGAAGATCAGCTCGGCCCACGCACCGCAGCGCGCGGGGTCGGAGCCGGTGAAGCAATGCGGCAGCACGTCCGCCGTCAGCGTGTTCCGCATGCCGAAGCCCATGGCGACATAGCCACCGGCGAGGACGAGGAAAACCGCGCCGAGGACGGCAATTTTCACCCTGTGCTGCCGCCAGGCAAGCCAGATCACGCCGGAACCTCCTCGGAATCGAGACAGCGCATGATCAGTTCCTCGACGTTGTACTCGTGGCCGTGCGCGTCGAGCAGTTCGTCGACGTCACCGGCCAGCCGCACCCTTCCGCGATCGAGTACGACGAGGTAGTCGCACAGCCGCTCCAATTCGGACACCACGTGTGAGGAAAGGACGATCGTGCAGTCCCATTCGGCTTTAACCGCCATGAGCGTGGCCATGAGATCCCTTCTGGCGACCGGATCGAGGCTTGCGACCGGTTCGTCGAGCACGAGCAGCCTCGGCCGCTTCGCCAGTGCGAGCGCGAGCGCCACCTGCGCGCGCTGACCTCCGGAAAGCGCACCGATCCTGCGGTCGGCCGGGATGTCCAGTTCGGACAGCCGCTCGGTGACGACCTCGGGAAACCACCTGCGGTTGAGGCGTTTTCCCGCCTCGATCATGTCGCGGACGCGAAACGACTCGTACATCGCGTGCCGCTGATCGAGGTAGGCGACCGCGCCAGACTCGCCCGCGCCGCCGAACACCGACAGTTCCCCCTCCGTCGGGCGAAGCAGGCCGACGAGAAGGTTGAGCAGTGTCGATTTTCCGGCTCCGTTCGGCCCGACGAGCCCGACGACCCTGCCGGTGTCGATGTCGAGGGTGCAGTCCCGCAACCCCCACGTGCGGCCGTACCGTCTGCCGAGGTTTCTGGTGCTGATCGCGGTCACGGGTTCTCCTCTCGTAAGTCGTGTAGTGCGGCGGAAACGAGAGCGGCGATGTCGTCGGGATCCATCCCCGCTCGCCGCGCCGTCGTCAGCCATTCGGTCAAGCCCGCCCGCAGTTCGGCCCGCTTTTCCTCGTCGAGGCCGGTGAACTCACGCTCGACGAACGTGCCCTTGCCCGGCCTGCCTTTGGCAAGCCCCCTGTGTTCGAGTTCGCGGTAGGCCTTCAGCACCGTGTTCGGGTTGATCACCATCCCGGCGGCCACCTCCTTGACCGTGGGAAGCCGGTCGCCCGCGCGTAACTCGCCAAGCCGGACAGCGCGCTCGACCTGCTGCACCAACTGGAGATACGGCGGCACACCGGAACCGCCTTCGAACCGGAACCGGAACACGTCATCACCTCGCCCCATTAACCTAGGAAGCTAGGTTAATGGGGGTATCGAGAAGGTCGCACCCGACCCCGTGACACCACGTCAGACGGGGACAAAACAGCAGGTCAGCAGCACCCTGAACCAGTCTGCGCCACTATGACGCTTGTCGTGGCGCCATAGTGGTGCCATCATGGCGCCATGGACTTGACGCCGTATGTCGAAAACCTTCGACACGAGCTGGCCGTCGCGGCCGACGTCGGGGGCGAGGACGCCCGAACACTGGCCGAACGCCTGACAGCTCCCCTCGAATCCGCAGCGCGACTCATGTTGCTCGAAGCACTCACGGCGGCGGCGGAGGAAATCACGAGAGACCTCGCTCCGGGCTCGGTCGACGTCCGGCTTCGCGGACTCAAACCGAGCTTCGTGGTGTCGAAGCCACAGGCGGGAAGCAACTCGGATCAGCGAGCCGAACCCGAGAGCGCGCATGAGGTTCCCCCCGCGCCGGTCGAGATCGACGAGGGCGGCGACACCCTGCGCATCAACCTGCGGGTGCCCGAACGCCTGAAAGGACGGATCGAGGAGGTCGCCGCGAAAGAAGGTCTCTCCGTCAACGCGTGGCTGGTGCGGGTCGTCGCCGCCGCGACCAACCCCGAGCAGAAGAAGAAACGTGCGCCTTCGGCCTTCCCTTCCACGGGCCAGCGCTACACCGGCTGGGTTCGGTAACCGGGCTTCGGCAATCCAGAAAGGACAGTTATGCCAACGTTCGACACCCCGGAGCCGATCTCCGTCGTGATCGACATCCCGGTGGGCACCGTCCGCGTCGACGCGAGCGCTCGCACCGACACGATCGTCACCGTGCGGCAGGGCAGCGAGTCGGCGAAGACGGCGGTCGGCAAGTACGTCGGCCGCTACCTCAACCGCTATCTCGGCAACCCTTCCGAATCCGACGCCGCCGAACGAACGACCGTCGACTACACCGAGGGAAGGCTACTGATCAAGGTACCTGCCGACCGTGGCCTGCACAGTCTGCTCGGCGCTTCCGGTTCCGTCGACATCGACATCGCCCTGCCTTCGGGCTCCAGCATCAAGGCCGAGGCGGCGTGGACCGAGTTCCGGGGCTCCGGACGGCTGGGGCAATGCAAGTTCACTTCGGCAGGCGACATCCGGCTCGACGAGACCGGCCCCCTCACCGTCCATTCCGGAGCCGGTGACGTCATCGTCAACAGCACGAGCGGAAACGCGATGATCGAAACCGCCACGGGAGAAGTCAGAATCGGCAAGATCGCCGGAAGCGCCGTTGTCAAGAACGGGTCAGGCGACTGCTGGGTCGGCGAAGTCACCGGGGCTGCCACGCTGAACACTGCGGCAGGGGACATCACCGTCGAACGCGCGCACGGCGACGTCGAGGCGAGGACAGCGACCGGCGGGGTGACCGTCGGCGAAGTACGACGAGGCTCGATCGTGCTGGAAACCGCTTACGGCGCGGTGAACATCGGAATCCACAACGGAACCGCGGCCTGGCTCGACGTCGGTTCCTCCTATGGCGGTGTCGACAACAAAGTCGATTCCTCTGACGGCCCGTCAGGAGCAGAGGAAACCGCGGAGATTCGCGCGCACACCCAATACGGCGACATCATGATTCGCCGCTCACGCTGAATTACTGACGAACCGACAACCGAGGCCAAAACCTCGGTGGCCCCCGCACGCCCTGAAAACCCGGAATCGAGGAAGAAACATGCCCATCACCACGACCAGGTCCGGTATATCGGTGACCGGTCTCGCGAAATCATTCGGCGACAAAGTCGTACTCGACGGAATCGATCTCGACGTCGCCGAAGGCACGGTCTTCGCGCTACTCGGCCCGAACGGCGCAGGCAAGACCACCGTTGTTCACATTCTGTCCACACTCCTTCCCTCCGACGCGGGAAAGATCCGCGTGGCAGGGCACGACCTCGCCGAAGACCCCGATTCCGTGCGCAAATCCATTGGTGTGACGGGACAGTTCTCGGCGGTCGACAACCTGCTCACCGCCGAGGAAAACCTCCGGCTGATGGCCGATCTGCACCACCTCAGCCGCGAGGAGGGACGGAGGAGGACGACGGACCTGCTCGCCAGGTTCGACCTGGTCGAGGCCGCGGGCAAGACCCCAGCGACCTATTCCGGCGGCATGATCAGGCGGCTAGATCTGGCCATGACCCTCGTCGGTTCACCCCGGATCATCTTTCTCGACGAGCCGACGACGGGACTCGATCCTCGCAGCAGGCGCACCATGTGGCAGATCGTCAGGGACCTCGTCGCCGACGGAGTCACGATCTTCCTGACGACGCAGTATCTCGACGAAGCCGACGAGCTCGCCGACCACATCGCGGTCCTCGACCACGGAAAGGTGGTCGCACAGGGAACTCCCGACGAACTCAAGACCCGCATTCCCGGCGGTCACGTGCGGTTGCGGTTCACCGACCTCGCCGATCTGGCTCTCGTCGCGAGCTGGTTCCCCCACGCGGGCCGCGACGATGCCGCACTCACCCTGCGGGTGCCGAGCGACGGTGGAGTTCCCGCGCTGAAAGGGCTACTCGACCGGCTCGCGAGCGCTTCGGTCGTGATCGACGACTTCTCCGTGCACACACCGGATCTGGACGACGTGTTCTTCGCATTGACCGATCACTCCAGTACTGAAAAGGAAACCAGCAGATGACCACCATGTCCTATGCGGCCCGTGACTCGTTCACCATGCTGCGACGCAATATCCGGCGCATGCGGCGCTACCCGTCGATGACCCTGATGCTGGTCGGCATCCCTGTCGTCCTGCTCCTGTTGTTCGTCTACGTATTCGGTGGTTCGCTCGGCGCCGGAATCGGTTCCCTCGCGGGAGAAAGCGGGGACTACGTCAACTACCTCACGCCTGGAATCGTGTTGATGGCCATCGCCAGTGCCGGGCAGGGAACCGCGATTTCCGTCGCGCTCGACAGGTCGGAAGGCATCATCGCCAGATTCCGGACCATGGCTATCGCCAGGGGCGCCGTCCTGACCGGGCACGTGATCGGCAGTCTCATTCAGATGATGTTCTGTGTGGTCGTCATCATCGGGGTGGCGTTGCTGGTCGGCTTCCGTCCGAACGCGACATTCATCGAGTGGATGGCCGCCTTCGGCATGATCAGCCTGTTCGGCCTCGCGCTCACCTGGCTGACCGTGGCTCTCGGGCTGGTGAGCAGCAGCGTCGAGACCGCGAGCAACGCCCCGATGCCGCTGATCCTGCTGCCATTCCTCGGAAGCGGCTTCGTGCCGACGGACTCGATGCCGACGGCGATCCGCTGGTTCGCCGAGTACCAGCCCTTCACCCCGGTGATCGAGACCTTGCGTGGCCTGTTGCTCGGCAGCGGGATC comes from the Prauserella marina genome and includes:
- a CDS encoding MerR family transcriptional regulator; translation: MRPIDLAREHGLSTQAVRNYDDAGVFPPAERTETGYRRYTPLHAQALRAFLALRRGHGHRQATEIMHAINRGDLDSAYRLIDAAHASLLTERGTRAEVAMALGTLSTAAPPISPGPPLTVGELAFRIGVHAATLRSWETEGILHPEREKATGYRRYGPDCVRDAEIARQLRRGGYPLPQVARFLDSLREAGGEDALTEFLEAWQERLARRGRDLLAGAAQLDTFLTLLDHR
- a CDS encoding toxin-antitoxin system HicB family antitoxin gives rise to the protein MDLTPYVENLRHELAVAADVGGEDARTLAERLTAPLESAARLMLLEALTAAAEEITRDLAPGSVDVRLRGLKPSFVVSKPQAGSNSDQRAEPESAHEVPPAPVEIDEGGDTLRINLRVPERLKGRIEEVAAKEGLSVNAWLVRVVAAATNPEQKKKRAPSAFPSTGQRYTGWVR
- a CDS encoding GntR family transcriptional regulator; its protein translation is MFRFRFEGGSGVPPYLQLVQQVERAVRLGELRAGDRLPTVKEVAAGMVINPNTVLKAYRELEHRGLAKGRPGKGTFVEREFTGLDEEKRAELRAGLTEWLTTARRAGMDPDDIAALVSAALHDLREENP
- a CDS encoding erythromycin esterase family protein, which translates into the protein MSTATALRGIGSQLDDPVSLGLAVDELIAARTEPPTLLALGEPTHGIAAFPLLRNELLGQLVRRGYRSIALETDFFAASLVDDYVNGAATDIEDVLATGFSHGFGAVPGNRELVQWLREYNADREERDRVRFHGFDAPLEYSGAPSPVPSLRFVGDYLPPSLRPRSVRGLGENDAEEAAWTNPAAMFDPAASIGNSDRARDLRIVADDLASALCRAAPALRSADPGGYAAAVAHVRTAKGLSRYHAAMATPSPERVGALRGLRAEMMAENLLAIVERERRRGPVLAFAHNAHLRAGRSRMPSGEEEANWGSAGSLAGLELGERYLFVATDAAPAAEPGTLQGLLAAATDRRALFPVPALLTALPAAISAGEPIVRGHLPLNPDELDGTDAVVFVADTDGKRHGFW
- a CDS encoding ABC transporter permease encodes the protein MTTMSYAARDSFTMLRRNIRRMRRYPSMTLMLVGIPVVLLLLFVYVFGGSLGAGIGSLAGESGDYVNYLTPGIVLMAIASAGQGTAISVALDRSEGIIARFRTMAIARGAVLTGHVIGSLIQMMFCVVVIIGVALLVGFRPNATFIEWMAAFGMISLFGLALTWLTVALGLVSSSVETASNAPMPLILLPFLGSGFVPTDSMPTAIRWFAEYQPFTPVIETLRGLLLGSGIGNSALLAIAWCIGLTTLSYLWAVRRFAKAAIR
- a CDS encoding ATP-binding cassette domain-containing protein, translating into MPITTTRSGISVTGLAKSFGDKVVLDGIDLDVAEGTVFALLGPNGAGKTTVVHILSTLLPSDAGKIRVAGHDLAEDPDSVRKSIGVTGQFSAVDNLLTAEENLRLMADLHHLSREEGRRRTTDLLARFDLVEAAGKTPATYSGGMIRRLDLAMTLVGSPRIIFLDEPTTGLDPRSRRTMWQIVRDLVADGVTIFLTTQYLDEADELADHIAVLDHGKVVAQGTPDELKTRIPGGHVRLRFTDLADLALVASWFPHAGRDDAALTLRVPSDGGVPALKGLLDRLASASVVIDDFSVHTPDLDDVFFALTDHSSTEKETSR
- a CDS encoding DUF4097 family beta strand repeat-containing protein — its product is MPTFDTPEPISVVIDIPVGTVRVDASARTDTIVTVRQGSESAKTAVGKYVGRYLNRYLGNPSESDAAERTTVDYTEGRLLIKVPADRGLHSLLGASGSVDIDIALPSGSSIKAEAAWTEFRGSGRLGQCKFTSAGDIRLDETGPLTVHSGAGDVIVNSTSGNAMIETATGEVRIGKIAGSAVVKNGSGDCWVGEVTGAATLNTAAGDITVERAHGDVEARTATGGVTVGEVRRGSIVLETAYGAVNIGIHNGTAAWLDVGSSYGGVDNKVDSSDGPSGAEETAEIRAHTQYGDIMIRRSR
- a CDS encoding ATP-binding cassette domain-containing protein; its protein translation is MTAISTRNLGRRYGRTWGLRDCTLDIDTGRVVGLVGPNGAGKSTLLNLLVGLLRPTEGELSVFGGAGESGAVAYLDQRHAMYESFRVRDMIEAGKRLNRRWFPEVVTERLSELDIPADRRIGALSGGQRAQVALALALAKRPRLLVLDEPVASLDPVARRDLMATLMAVKAEWDCTIVLSSHVVSELERLCDYLVVLDRGRVRLAGDVDELLDAHGHEYNVEELIMRCLDSEEVPA